One Streptomyces sp. 840.1 genomic window, ATCTTGCCCTCTTCGTCGACGACGACCGTGGAGCGGATGACGCCCGTCACCGTTTTGCCGTAGAGCTTCTTCTCGCCGAAGGCGCCGTAGGCCTCCAGGGTCTCCTTGGACGGGTCCCCGACCAGGGTGACCTTGAGGTTCTCCTTCTCGCGGAACTTGGCGAGCTTCTCGGGCTTGTCGGGGGAGACGCCGATGACGTCGTATCCGGCGCCGGCCAGCAGGTCGAGGTTGTCGGTGAAGTCGCAGGCCTGCTTGGTGCAGCCGGGGGTAAGAGCCGCCGGGTAGAAGTAGACGATGACTTTGCGGCCCTTGTGGTCTGCGAGCGCGATGTCGTTGCCGTCGGCGTCCGGAAGGGTGAAGGCGGGGGCGGTGTCGCCGGTCTTCAGTCGCTCGCTCATGGTTCTCCTCGTTGGTACGTGGGGTGTACGGGACCGAGAGTAATAGGGGTGCCGCCGGGTGCGGGGGCGGCCGAGCTGACAGACTGTCGATGAAGGTTTACCGGACGAGGACCACGGAGGCGGCGCAGTGTCGGATGCCAGGAGCCCTGCGCAGATCGAGGCGGACATCATCACCAGGCGTGAGCAGCTCGCGGTGGTGCTCGATGAGATCGGGGTGCGGGTGCACCCGAAGACGATCATGGGCGACGCGAAGGCGAAGGCCGCCGAGGCCGTGGACCGGACGGCCGGGCGGGCGTTCGTCGCGGTGAACCGGACGGTGTCGGACGTGAAGGCCCAGTTCGTGACGGAGGACGGCAGGCCGCGGCTGGAGCGGGTCGTTCCGGCGGCGCTGCTCGCGGTGGGTGTGGTGGGTCTGCTCACGGTGTCTACGCGGCGGCGCAAGAAGTAGACGGCGCGGGAAGTAGAGGGAGCGGGGCGCGGCCGGGGTGCCCCCTCGGGCGTGCGGCGGCGGGTCGGCCAGGTAGGTTGCGGGGCGTGAGCGAGAACGCGGACGACAAGCTGCCCATCCGGATGCTGCACGACCGTGTGCTGGTCCGGTCCGATTCGCCCGAGGGCGAGCGCCGTTCCGGCGGGGGCATCCTGATTCCGGCGACGGCCGCGGTCGGCCGCCGTCTGGCGTGGGCCGTGGTGGTGGCGGTGGGGCAGAACGTGCGGTCGGTGGAGCCGGGTGACCGGGTGCTGTACGACCCCGAGGACCGGGCCGAGGTCGAGGTGCGGGGGGTGGCGTACGTGCTGATGCGGGAGCGCGATCTGCACGCGGTGGCGGCGGACCGGTTCGAGGGCTCGGTGGATTCGACCGGCCTGTATCTGTAGCCCCGATTGTGGTGTGCAAGGCCTGGTGACCGTTGTCACCAGGCCTTTTGCCTGTTCTTTGCTACGGTGGTGGGACCCCGACGAGACGCGCCGTACCGGGCTTCGCAAAGACGACGCATCCGTGTTGTTCGCGTGTTCGTGTCGTCGGAGGTTCTGTCATGGCGTGGGTTCTGCTGGTGATCGCCGGTCTGCTGGAAGTGGCCTGGTCGATCGGGATGAAGTACACCGAGGGGTTCACCCGGCTGTGGCCGAGTGTGTTCACGGGGCTCGGGATCGTGGCGAGCATGGTGTTGCTGTCCCATGCGGCGCGGACGCTGCCCATCGGTACGGCGTACGGCGTGTGGGTGGGTATCGGCGCGGCCGGTGCCGCGGTGCTGGGCATGGTGGTGCTGCATGAGCCGGTGACGGCTGCCCGGATCTTCTTCGTGTGTCTGCTGCTGGTGGCCGTCGTGGGGCTGAAGGCGACGTCGGGTCACTGACGGGTCCCGCCGGGCCTTCGGTCCGCTGACGGGTCCCGCCGGGCTTTCGCGGGGACAGGCCCTAGAGGCGGCCGGGGGCGCGGGTGCCCCGGGCGCCTTCCAGGAGGCCGCCGGCGGTGCCCGTGCCGTTGTCCGTTCCGCCGTTGTCCCCGCCGCCGCTGTCGCCGCCCCCGGTGTCCGTGCCCCCGTCGGTCCCGCCGTCCGTGCCGCCTCCGGTGTCGGTGCCTCCGGCATCGGTGCCGCCGGTGGGTGTGCCGGTGGTGGCGGGCGGGCTCTGCGGGGTGGACGGGGTGGTGGGCGGCGTGCTGGACGGGGGTTTCGAGGTGGCGCCGGAGGGGGTTCGGGACGGCTGACCGGTGTTGCCGGGTGCGCTGCTCTGCGTGCTGGGCAGTTCGGTCTCGTCGGTGCCGCTCTCCAGGTCGAGCGTGAAGTCCTGGACGGGGGTGCCGCGCAGGGCGGCGCCGGTGTACTGGG contains:
- the bcp gene encoding thioredoxin-dependent thiol peroxidase encodes the protein MSERLKTGDTAPAFTLPDADGNDIALADHKGRKVIVYFYPAALTPGCTKQACDFTDNLDLLAGAGYDVIGVSPDKPEKLAKFREKENLKVTLVGDPSKETLEAYGAFGEKKLYGKTVTGVIRSTVVVDEEGKIEHAFYNVKATGHVAKIIRDLGI
- a CDS encoding DUF3618 domain-containing protein is translated as MSDARSPAQIEADIITRREQLAVVLDEIGVRVHPKTIMGDAKAKAAEAVDRTAGRAFVAVNRTVSDVKAQFVTEDGRPRLERVVPAALLAVGVVGLLTVSTRRRKK
- a CDS encoding co-chaperone GroES; translation: MSENADDKLPIRMLHDRVLVRSDSPEGERRSGGGILIPATAAVGRRLAWAVVVAVGQNVRSVEPGDRVLYDPEDRAEVEVRGVAYVLMRERDLHAVAADRFEGSVDSTGLYL
- a CDS encoding multidrug efflux SMR transporter, translating into MAWVLLVIAGLLEVAWSIGMKYTEGFTRLWPSVFTGLGIVASMVLLSHAARTLPIGTAYGVWVGIGAAGAAVLGMVVLHEPVTAARIFFVCLLLVAVVGLKATSGH